The following is a genomic window from Fibrobacter sp. UWH6.
CCGAAGCTTATGGAGCGATCCCCAATATGCTGGATAGCGCCATTACCTATGTGCAGCTTGGCTTGCAGTATGGCATTAACGAAGCCGCCAACGGTCTTGCCACCCAGATGAATGATGTCTATGTGGTGGGCAATGACGAAGATGCCGATGTCAGCGTGTCTGACTTGCAGATGGTTATTGATTCCTTAAACTTCTTCAAGAATGCTCTCCATGGCGACATGGAATTCAAACTGGGCGAACGCAGCATTGTCGTGAACCTGGGCAAGTTCTTCAAGATTACCAACTTCAAGAAGTATCTGCCTTACTACAAGATTGTGGATCCGGCTGACTGGTACAAGGATCTTCCTGGCAGCTTCTGGGAAGAAGGCTTGGATGGAAATTCCTTTGGTGCCTCTGAATTGGAATTTATGGCTGAAAACAATGTTGCCTCTACTTCTGGCCCGATCGATAATCGTTCCGCTTATATTGTGGACAAGAAATATTACTTTGACGATGAAGCTGCCGATGGCCTTATGGTTATGGTCTATGGCTATTTAGGGTCTTACACCTATGCTGATGCTGCCTATGATGTGGTGGCAAACGGCTGCGACGTAACCCTCAGCCTGATGGATTACTACGTGCCCTCTTACTACGAGATGAAGGACAGCCTGATCCTGAAAAAGTACGCATATACCATCAGTCCGGAATTCTGCAAGGTGGAAGACGGCGTGGTCAAGTTCTTGAAGACTCGTGGAAGTACGCGGCCCAATATGTTCTACTTTACCGATGCCAAGGGAAACAAGACTGCTTCTGTGATTGAACTGGACAATTTCGACTCCGTAGAAGAACTGAAGCAGGTAATCATCTTCCCCGATGTAACTTTTGGCGGTGTGTTCCCCAAGATGACCACGGATGAATTGTGGGACTGGGTCGGAGCATTCATGGAAGACGATGATTACGACGATGATGATTACTACTATGACTATTATCAGAGCGGCTATGATGAATCCTACGGTTACGACTACGATTACGACTATTAATCGTGAGTAAGATTCTCGCCATTTGCCTAATGGCCGTAAGCCTCGCCTGCAGTGCAGAAATTGCCTGCAGCGGGCTTTTTTTGTCTAACCGGGATTCGGTACATGTTGGATCCCATACCTTTTTTGGCGGCATTGACTATCTTCAGCTGGAATTTCAGTGGATAGAAGGTTGGGATTTGGATGTCGGGTGGAATACCGCAAACTTTATGGCCGGGTTCCAGAGCGAGTTCGACCATGTGCTGCTGGGTGCCAGTTTCAAGGGGATTTCCCTTGGGGTGGGCCGTATGGTCTGGACCCCGGAAGAGGGGACGGGACTGCCTGTAATTGATGCGGGCTGGGAATCGTCCCTGTTGCAGAAGGACGCATGGGCCGAAGTCGAATTCGGCGGATATCGTCTGAGAGGTTCCCTGGGGAACGTCAGCAGCAGTCCGGTAAACCGCGACGAAGAATACTACATCAGGGATTCCCTTGGCGTCTGGATTCTGGGCGCTGGGTTCGGCCTCGATCGGCTCGGTGCGGAGTTGAACTACACTTACGTCACCGCAGATTTGTTCATGCAGGGAATTCGCTCCCAGGACGGTAATCGCAAAAGGTTCCTGTATTTGCCATTCTCGGGTTCATTCCATCTGATTGATTTCGGGATTGACATAGGCCCCGTAAATGTTTCCGCCGCTGCCGCCCGCATGGAATTACATCTGACCAACTCGGGCAGCCGCTTCTACGAATCTCTGGCCCCTAACCGCGCCCTGCCCAATTCCGTACTGCAGGTGCTTTCGTTCAGCTTCTTGCAGAAGAATTTCAGAGAAACCGCTGACATGGAAATCTCTGCCGTCATGGTGGGTGCCGCTTACCGCAAACCTTTCGGGCTCGGTTCCGCAGGAGGTACCCGCAGCCTTACGCTGGAGCCTGTCGTTTCGGCGGATTTCTTTTACGCCGACGGTTCTATCGATGGCAAGCAAGTTGAAGAGACGACGGTACTTTTTGCTACAGCCTCCAAAGAAACGGCGTTCGGTCGCGAGGCCAGCTGTTTTGGAACTTTTGTCGGATTGGGCCTGAATCTTAAATGGTGGCGTCTGGCTCTTTCGCTACACGCTCGTCAGATTGTGCCCCTCTACATTGACGTGCAGAAGACCGCAGATGGCATGAACTCAGTAGAAGGCGGAGAAATTTCAGATCCTTCCGCAGGAGGAACTTCCGGCGGACCGTCCATTATCTCTGATGACAGCCGTGCCATTGCCCGCTTCGGAAACGGAATGTTCGTGACGGCGTCCCTTACATTCTCTATCTGATTGCCGTAGCGGTTTCTGAATGCAGAACTTCGCCAACCATCAGTCTGAAATTGAATGGTGAATTGTCACCACTAGCCAGAAAATTAGCGGCCTTTTTCGTAAACGACGAAAGCGAAGTGCTTGCTGTCGGGAGCCCAGGAATTCACGTTGATGGTCCCTTGCCCGCCAAAGAGTTTCAGGATAGTCTTGGGAATGTCTAGGGTTCCGTTCTCGGATTTGTTGGCGCTCATCAGTCGCAGTTCCACCATCTTGTTAGGCACGTGTTCGCCGGGGCGAACATCAGTCTCGTGGTAGGCCACCATGACGATCTTCTGCAGATCTGGCGAGATGTGGGGGAACCATGTATTCCGATGTTCATCGAAAGTTAGCTGTTCCTGTTCCGAGCCATCCACCTTCATACGCCAGGCTTGCATGCGGCCAGTGCGCACGGAATTGAAGTAGATGTATTCGCCCTTGCAATCGTATTCGGGACCGTCGTTAAGGCCTCGGGCGGTTGTGAGCTGGGTTTCGTTTCCGCCTTCGGCAGGAATGGTGTAAATGTCGTATTCGCCGTTTCGTTCGGCACAGTAGGCCAGGTGCTTTCCGTCGGGGGAGATGCCGTGGAGGTAGCTGGGGGCCAGGGGAGTCACCAACTGCGGCATACGTCCGTCAAAGAAAATCTTGTAGATACGGGAAAGTCCGTCTTCCTTGGTGTGGTGGCTGACATAGAGGCCGCTACCATCGGGATCCAGCACATGATCGTTGTTGCAGTTGTTTACGTAGTGGCTGGGAACTTCTTCGATTTTGCCGGCGGCGAGGTTGCCGTCGCTATCGCGGATCAAGTCCATCTTGTAGATTCGTCCGTTGCTGTTGTAAGTCAGGTAAGTTCCGTCGGCACTCCAGTTGGGGGCCTCGATGACAAAGTCGAATCTTTTCAGCGAGGTGATGCGGCTGGTTTCAATGTCGAATACCTGCAGTATGGACTTGTCGCCATTGCGGTTCCAGGTGTCGCCCGGCGAAATTTCAAAGGGGTAGCTGACACCGAATCGTTCCCGCAGGGAATCCATCAGCTCCATCATTTCCATGGTCTTGTTCAGGGGCATTTCCGCGCATTCTCCCGCTTCGATGCCCTGAACAAGCAAACCTGCGTTTGTGTCATCCTGAGCAAGCGAAGCGCGTCGAAGGATCTGGCTGCATGCGAGGACTTCATATTCATAGCAATTGCAGAGGGATTCCGGTTTCACGCTTTCTACCAAGGCGCCGGTGGCGTCATAAACCTGCAACTCTTCCATGTTGTTCAGGTTCGCCACGCGGATACGGCCCTGGGTTCCGTAGATGGTTCCTTCGTTATGCCACGGTTCCGTAATGGATGTTTTCAGGTAGGCCTTCTTGCCGCTTCTGTAGGTAATGTTGATCCAGTCGGTGGCATCCACACCGGTGTCTGTCTTGATACAGCGGGCATCCAGATTAGCGATGGGTCCGCCCAGGAACAGGTCGGCGAAGGTCAGGCTGTAAATACCCAGGTCCAGCAATGCGCCGCCTGCAAGGGCGGGGTTCACCAGGCGTTCCACATGAGTTAGGGGCTGCGAGAAATCGGCCTCGACGCTTTGCACTTCACCGATGCGTCCTGCGGCAATCCACTGACGCACTGTCTGCACGGCTGGCAGGAATCGGGTCCACATGGCTTCGCAAAGGAAAACGCCCTTGTCGCGTGCCAGGGCGATGATTTCGGTGGCCTGCTTGGCGTTGGCACAGAATGCCTTTTCTATCAGCAGGTTCTTGCCGGCGTTGATGCACAGCTTGGCCTGTTCATAATGGTGGGAGTGGGGCGTGGCGATGTAGATCAGGTCCACTTCCGGGTCGGCTGCCAGGTCCTCATAGTTTCCATAAAATTTGCGGGCCCCGTGCTGGGAGGCGAAGGCCTGGGCCTTTTCCTTGTCCCTGGCGGCTACGGCGTAAAGTTCTACGCCCATGCCCTTGTTTTCTAAAGTCTTTACGGCCTTTGCCATCAAATCGGCGATATAGCCGCACCCAAGAATCCCAAATTTCATGTTTTCCATGTACAGAAATATACTTCGGCCCGGGGGCGGTCGGGTGGGTGGCGGTAGCAAAAACTGTTTACTTCTGTAAAAAGGGCTGTAGACAAAAAAAATCGCCTTTTTTCTAAAAAATTACAACTGACCGGCCCGATTTTTTTGTAGTTTATTCGTTATGAACTGGCTTAGGCAAAATATCTTGATGCTTTTGGTAAACGCGATTTTTGCGTTGTTCCTGAGCGTTAATGTCGGTGCCTATGTTTCAGATAAAGATGTGGGGACGTCACAGGAAGTACTGCAAACCGGTATGGTCCATCAAGACGGAGCCGCTGCGATCCTTGACGCACAGGATGACACTCGAGGATTGCTT
Proteins encoded in this region:
- a CDS encoding TolB family protein, producing the protein MSPGDTWNRNGDKSILQVFDIETSRITSLKRFDFVIEAPNWSADGTYLTYNSNGRIYKMDLIRDSDGNLAAGKIEEVPSHYVNNCNNDHVLDPDGSGLYVSHHTKEDGLSRIYKIFFDGRMPQLVTPLAPSYLHGISPDGKHLAYCAERNGEYDIYTIPAEGGNETQLTTARGLNDGPEYDCKGEYIYFNSVRTGRMQAWRMKVDGSEQEQLTFDEHRNTWFPHISPDLQKIVMVAYHETDVRPGEHVPNKMVELRLMSANKSENGTLDIPKTILKLFGGQGTINVNSWAPDSKHFAFVVYEKGR